A segment of the Panicum hallii strain FIL2 chromosome 1, PHallii_v3.1, whole genome shotgun sequence genome:
AGAGGCCACACGGCTCAGGAGTCAGGAGGATGTTGCTTCCCGTCCAGGAAGATGCTGTGGGTATCGTCAACAATCTACGCCAGCAGGTGCGGCGCCTGAGCAACGCGACAGGTGAGGAGGTACCGTGTGGTTGAGCAGAGAGCTCCACTGCACTCTCCTTAAAACAAACATTTCACCGTACCCCCCGCACTTTAATTTCGCCCCAGCCTCCCTCACCGGCTGCTGCGTCACCTCGCCTGTCGCCCAGCAAGAACCCAACAGCTAGAGGAGAGAGGAGCACGAAAGGCGGCAGCGAAAGTTGGAGAGGCCCGAGGCGCTCACTGACCGGGGCTGTGATGAGCAGCAAAGCAAAGGAAAGGAGGGACTGAGAGAGCTTTGCTTTGCTTTGCTTTGCTAGGCTGACCGACCGCCTGAGCAGGGCATTTGGCCGCCAAGCTGTGCTATTGCTAAAGCCGGCCGGCAGACCCACCCCCGCGCGGGAGAGCGAGGGAGCGAGGGAGAGGAGCAAAAGCGGTGCCTCGCCACGGCCGCCAGCcttccctcctccgcctcggcctcttcttcttcttcccctccctccctcggtCCCTCCCCCTTCCCCTGCATTCTCCCTGCGTCGCGTCGTGCCGGCTGCGCGCACCTGCCCGTCCCGTACCTCGGTTCCTGGCATCTTTTTGCTCCCCGGCCGCGACGGGCGTTCTTGCGCAttgctgctcctctgctcccgcccAGCCTCTGCTCCTTCTCAGCTGCTCCGCGCTCCGCTCCCCCGCCGTTGTGCTCCGCTTCCCTTCAATGAGGTGCCGGTGGTTGCGGCCGTGAGCGACTCACCTCGCGGGAAGAGGGAAGCGCCCGAGTTGGGGCCGGGCGCCGAGCCGGCGGCATTGTGCATGGACGGCGAGGAGGAGAGCGCCGCCTcgacggctccggcggcggagcaccggccgccgccgccgccgcagatACGGGTGGTGCGCTGCCCCAAGTGCGACAAGCTCCTGCCGGAGCTGCCCAATTACTCCGTCTACGtctgcggcggctgcggcgcgacGCTCCAAGGTACTCCCCGCCGTCTCCCACCTTTTCCCTTGCTTCCCCTGCAATCGCTCGGTTCGCTTCCCATCCCTTCTGCATTTCGTCTCCTTTGAATCAGCAAGTTTCCCGACCAATCGCTGGATAATCAACTCGCAACAAGGGGATTCTTCTCTCACCGATTTTCGGACAAAACACCATTCATGATTGATTTTTTGAAGTTGGTTCGTGGGGactgctgctgcagctgctcccGGGTTGGACGGCTTCCTGGGACGCGGATATGACCAGCTCATTTCGTCCTCTTCTGAGTTCCGAAAGATTCCATTTTTTTCTTGTTTTCTTTAACTTCTTGGCAGTTCTGCTCTCCGGCGCCTTTTCTTTTGCTTCACACATTTGTGACAAATGCTCTTCCGTCTGGCTTCCTTTGTTGTAATTCGCAACTTCCTGCAGATTTGATATGATGAAATGTACACAGAAAAAGCTTCTGTCTTTGGCGATTCATTTTTCCCGTAATTCTGGGACGAACCTTATTTTTCACAGCCTGCTGTAAGAGTTTCTTTCGGTGCCCAAATCCCTGCAACTCGTGGGCAATTTCTTCTCCATCTCCACTTGTTTTTCCGAGTTGTTCTGCTCGGATTACATGGGTTTATCTTTTGGGACATTCCCCTTGATTCAAGTTGCAGCTGGTTAATTTCTGGTGCGTTGAACAAGAAGGGTAGTTTGTTTTAATATTCAGTGCATGTTAAATGAAAGGAATCTTTCCTGACCTTATTTAAACATGTTGGTTGTATGTTTTTTTTGACCCAGAACATAGATCAATTCTGGGAAGTCATCTTGGCTTTTGGGGTTCCCAAATCGGGAATGCTGCAACCGGATGAATTTCTGTCTTCAGTATGGTTGTCTTGCATATTTCTTTCTTGAACGCCTGCATTACATATTTCTTGCAACAGAGAAAATGGCTGGAAGGTCTAATTCTTATTTGAAGAGTCTCGATGCATTTTAAAATATGAAAATGATTGGACCCAACTATTTAAACTAGTTCACTTGCAATTCTGCGCTCTCTTTTTAATTACCCTGTGTATCATTTGCCATTAGTTTAGTGATGCTTACTTGTTAGCTGTTACATAAATTTGACCTTTAAGATGCTGTGTTGTAAGACAAAAAATAGTCACGAGTTGGCGTAATTTGCACATTTCCATGGATACTAACTACTTCTTCTTTTTAAAAAACTTTGTAAATATTCTGTTATCATAGTGATTAGCTGGTTTTTTCTTATATTTAGCGGCATTAAAGATCACATTCCACCCTGTACCATTTTTTGCAGCAAAGAAGAACTCAGCATCTGATACTTCTTCAGATAAGTCTGATGGTGAACATGTGAAGTATCTTGAAGTGCTTGAAAGTTTACCAGATAAGAACGGAGATGCTACATCTGAAGCTCGTTGTGCTGTCCGAGAAGCAGACACCAATAAAGTTGAAGGTAGGCCAGAGGAGAGATTTGTACCCAACAGAATGGCAGCTGCACACAGCCAATCTGGATTCAGTTTCAATGATAGCCAAGCTACTTGTGCACCCAGCAGCACCCTGAAGCTTGAACCTGCGCTTAGAGATGTAAGCAGGGAAGTTCGGGAGGCAAAATACCGGCGCATTCGTCATGAAGAGAAAGGAGAAGCGAAACAGCCAGCAAGGGCAAGAGAAAACTCTCCAAGGTCTGTGGTTAGCAGCATTCCTCCTCCTAACGCTTACCCCAGAGAAGGTCCATCTGAGTATACTATGAAGCCCGGATATAGGCATGCGAATGGTGACCTTGGCGACAGTAGGAATTCAGACGGTCCTAGCAGAGTCGGTGGCCTTGAGAAAGACCGATCTGAGCTTTTGCGCATTCTTGATGAGCTGAGGGATCAGGTACAGAGATCCTGTGAGATTGCTGACAAGCCAAGTGGGAGTGCTTCAACAAATAGAGTGGTAGATGCTGCAAGCTCTTACAATCCTAATGAGCGTCTGAGTCGATTGCGGTATGGTTCACCTCAGTTACAACGTAATGGCTCTCAGCGTTCACCATCCTTGAATGGGCACACACCTGGTGTTCCTCCTGCTTATCCTCCAATGTCTGTACAGCAAGATCTTCATGGATATGGGGAACCTGTCACACACATAGGGGCTCCTAGCTACCCTGTTGGTCCGTATCCATGGAGAAACTTCGATAATTATTTCCATGGACAGTATGACCCTGACCCTCTGATCTCTTATCACCATGACGGCTTCTACCATCAGCCTGCATGCTCTTGCTTACATTGTTACCACCGTGAATTCCTACCTGTTCATGGGGCTCCACTGGGTTTCAACCATCGCAAGGCACCATATCTTATGAACAATCCCAGCTTGTACCCTGTAGAAGGTCCAGTGATGTTTGGTGCACAGAACTACAATTCAAGAGGAATGAATGGTCTGATGCGACACAGTCACATGAGGGCCACCCTGAGCAAAAAACCTGCACAGACTTGTGAACCGATTGTCAATGGTGCCCCTTTCACCATATGCTACAATTGCTATGAAGTGCTGCAGCTTCCCAAGAAGTCTCTTGCACTGGGAAAAGATGAGTATAAGTTGCGTTGTGGGTCATGCTCGCATGCAATTGTGGTCAGACTTGATGGAAGCAGGCTGGATGTTTCAGCACCTACACCAGTTTCACACTTATCGCCTGGAAGTAAAAATTGCTCCAACAATGGCCAAGGAAGTAATGGACACACTGCTGATGAGAGATTGCTTCAATCTTATAGTTTTTCTGTATGCAGTCATTGCTCTCAGGAAAAAGATCTACCCTCAAATTCAAGTGAAGCAGACAAAATGCAAAGCATATCATCTTCTGCCAGCATTTCTGAAGATGATGATAGCCCAGCAAGATCTAATTCACACAAGAACTCTGCTGGTTCTAGGGACCTTCCTCCTGATGCTGAAGTGGTTAACCGTGTTCCCAGTTTACCTCTTCGCGATCATTTTGGATATTCTCCGTCAGACAGAGCAGTTGATGGGTCAGGCAAAGGAAGCAGAAGTACCCGGTCTGAACATGAAAAGGGCGTCTTAACTGAAAGTTTCAAGCCAAGCACAGTGAAAGATGTACCTGTAGCAAGCGTGCTAGACTTGACTGATGATGAGTACGATGATCCCGAATACAGTCAAGATCCAGGCGACGGGGCACAATATGCTGACCACCCGAGGGCCACAAAATCGGGTGATTCTTTTTTCTCCAGCCTGATAAAGAAGAGCTTTAAAATTAACGGTGGCATGGGCAATGGGAGAGCAAAGGTGTTCATCAATGGCTATCCTATCTCTGATCGTGCTGTCAGGAAGGCTGAGAAGATAGCTGGGCCAATCTATCCTGGTGAATACTGGTATGATTACACCTTTTGTATGCAATTGACTTCTAGGTTTCTTTACTGACATTGTAgttctttttctaaaatataaAGTTTGGCAACAATGGTACTTAAAATTATTCCGATATCCTACAGGTATGACTACCGCGCCGGATTCTGGGGTGTTATGGGACAGTCTTGCCTTGGCATGATACCTGTAAGGAAGTTTATACTTGACTTGGTGCGTTGTTGTACCCTAGTCATACCTTGACCAAAGCTTTTAACCGAATCTCTGTGTTGCAGCCATATATTGCGGAATTTAACTATCCTATGCCCAAGAACTGTGCTGGAGGAAATACAGGCGTGTTCATCAACGGGCGAGAACTTCACCAGAAGGACTTGGATTTACTCGTGGGTCGTGGGCTTCCAGATTCTCCTGACAGATCATACAGGGTTGAGATTTCTGGTAAAGTATCTGACGAAGTATCTGGTGAAGAGCTGTATTGCCTTGGCAAACTTGCACCAACGTAAGTAATTTACAATAGCTCAAAATCTTCCAGTCCTTTTATTCAGGAGTTTTCGTTCTCATGAGCTACGTCCGAATATCTTGAGTAGCTGCATCTGCCGTTAGCCTGTTATTCTACCAAATTTATTGTTCTTTGAGAAAGACACTTCTTTTTTAGATCATGTAGGATCCAAATAAGCAAGTATATGAATTCTTGGATATTGATACCTGTTTGATTTGAACTAAATTTCGTTGACATGAACTCATTGAGGTCTGAGTAATGTATGGTTTCGTAAAACAGGGTCGAGAAGATGAAGCGTGGGTTCGGGATGCGAGTCCCCAGGGTCCTTCAGTGAGAGGCCGAAAAGCGGCTTGAAATCCGGAGGCTCTGCTTTTGTGCGCCGCAGCATCATATGTATACAGTAGATTGTTATGTTCTACCTTCTAACCCTGCCCGGAATCGTTCTATCTGTAGAGGGGCCTTTTGGTCGAGTATGTCATGGTGTGATGATGTAATTTTGCTGGCTCGAGCTTCTTGTTGTCTGTGGATTGTTGAAGCTTTCTAATGCAAGTTTCAGTCAGTATTGTGTAGCTATCTGCTTGCTGCTCCTTAACTCTCTGTGTCTGTGTGGTGTGTGTGTGGATGTGGGCTAAGTCAAGTGTGCATAGCCCATGTGCACTAACGTGCCAGGGCCCGTGTGTGCAGTCCAGCCCAAGGCACGTATTTCGAGCCGAATGATTATTGGGACAAAGCCCAGTTAGTTGTCCAGGCCGGGGCCGGAGAGGCCCATGAGTGCAGTCGAGCGCGAAGGGACTTATTTCCACGGCCTATTTAGCGATGGAATCAGCCcattcacacacacacacaccacacCCGCCGCAACGTTCGGAAATTCAAACAGAAATTCAGGGGCCCACGCTGAACATGGAAGGCAATCTCAGATTCACAGCCGA
Coding sequences within it:
- the LOC112879090 gene encoding uncharacterized protein LOC112879090 — translated: MDGEEESAASTAPAAEHRPPPPPQIRVVRCPKCDKLLPELPNYSVYVCGGCGATLQAKKNSASDTSSDKSDGEHVKYLEVLESLPDKNGDATSEARCAVREADTNKVEGRPEERFVPNRMAAAHSQSGFSFNDSQATCAPSSTLKLEPALRDVSREVREAKYRRIRHEEKGEAKQPARARENSPRSVVSSIPPPNAYPREGPSEYTMKPGYRHANGDLGDSRNSDGPSRVGGLEKDRSELLRILDELRDQVQRSCEIADKPSGSASTNRVVDAASSYNPNERLSRLRYGSPQLQRNGSQRSPSLNGHTPGVPPAYPPMSVQQDLHGYGEPVTHIGAPSYPVGPYPWRNFDNYFHGQYDPDPLISYHHDGFYHQPACSCLHCYHREFLPVHGAPLGFNHRKAPYLMNNPSLYPVEGPVMFGAQNYNSRGMNGLMRHSHMRATLSKKPAQTCEPIVNGAPFTICYNCYEVLQLPKKSLALGKDEYKLRCGSCSHAIVVRLDGSRLDVSAPTPVSHLSPGSKNCSNNGQGSNGHTADERLLQSYSFSVCSHCSQEKDLPSNSSEADKMQSISSSASISEDDDSPARSNSHKNSAGSRDLPPDAEVVNRVPSLPLRDHFGYSPSDRAVDGSGKGSRSTRSEHEKGVLTESFKPSTVKDVPVASVLDLTDDEYDDPEYSQDPGDGAQYADHPRATKSGDSFFSSLIKKSFKINGGMGNGRAKVFINGYPISDRAVRKAEKIAGPIYPGEYWYDYRAGFWGVMGQSCLGMIPPYIAEFNYPMPKNCAGGNTGVFINGRELHQKDLDLLVGRGLPDSPDRSYRVEISGKVSDEVSGEELYCLGKLAPTVEKMKRGFGMRVPRVLQ